Proteins from one Sphingomonas sp. HF-S4 genomic window:
- a CDS encoding glycosyltransferase 87 family protein, protein MSRAVPREINWRIAALWLALAATCSAGWLFKGHCVPGGWTNLEQYTTGCYNDVMPFWHGRQVAEGKVPYFETRMEYPVLTGAQIWAEGSAARLLFGPRARDFHFLGLVVLVNALLAALVLKLFLHAGMERKRLWAWVLAPPLLLYLGHNWDMGAVALAVAAMVLAREGRLVPAAAAAGLGAAAKLFPVLALPLIGLSALSDDARPWRERLMRATALSAAAIGAWALVNAPVALFAFDNWSEFYRFSQERAGTVAASWDVLANQGWWFTSVDDRNRYAALAFLLGFALIVALGWRRHRSHLWVLFTPVLAWFMLTNKVYSPQFDLWLYPLLLLTAPRLWPVALFVLGGVAAFFAEFWWFAGLEGAWLATTHGHIAIAAGVRGAAMLWIIGDCVLRPPPAWLVRAKSA, encoded by the coding sequence ATGAGCAGGGCCGTTCCGCGCGAGATCAACTGGCGGATTGCCGCGCTGTGGCTGGCGCTTGCGGCGACGTGTAGTGCCGGATGGCTGTTCAAGGGGCATTGCGTGCCCGGCGGCTGGACCAACCTCGAGCAGTACACCACCGGCTGCTACAACGACGTGATGCCCTTCTGGCACGGCCGCCAGGTCGCCGAGGGGAAAGTCCCCTATTTCGAGACGCGGATGGAGTATCCCGTGCTCACCGGCGCACAGATCTGGGCGGAGGGGAGCGCGGCACGATTGCTGTTCGGTCCGCGCGCACGCGACTTCCATTTCCTCGGGCTCGTGGTGCTAGTCAATGCGCTGCTCGCCGCACTGGTGCTGAAGCTGTTCCTGCACGCGGGAATGGAGCGGAAGCGGCTATGGGCCTGGGTGCTCGCGCCGCCGCTCCTCCTCTATCTCGGGCATAATTGGGACATGGGCGCGGTCGCGCTCGCGGTGGCCGCGATGGTGCTTGCGCGCGAGGGCAGGCTGGTACCCGCTGCCGCCGCCGCAGGACTGGGCGCGGCCGCCAAGCTGTTCCCGGTGCTCGCGCTGCCGCTGATCGGGCTATCCGCTTTGTCCGACGACGCCCGGCCGTGGCGCGAGCGGCTGATGCGGGCGACGGCACTGTCGGCAGCGGCGATCGGTGCCTGGGCACTGGTCAACGCGCCGGTCGCGCTGTTCGCTTTCGACAATTGGAGCGAATTCTATCGCTTCTCGCAGGAGCGCGCAGGCACCGTAGCGGCAAGCTGGGACGTGCTGGCGAACCAGGGCTGGTGGTTCACGTCGGTCGACGATCGCAACCGCTACGCAGCGCTCGCCTTCCTGCTCGGTTTCGCGCTGATCGTCGCGCTCGGCTGGCGCCGGCATCGCAGCCATCTCTGGGTGCTGTTCACTCCGGTGCTCGCCTGGTTCATGCTGACCAACAAGGTCTATTCGCCGCAGTTCGACCTGTGGCTCTATCCGCTGCTGCTGCTCACCGCGCCTCGGCTCTGGCCTGTCGCGCTGTTCGTGCTGGGTGGCGTGGCCGCCTTCTTCGCCGAATTCTGGTGGTTCGCCGGGTTGGAGGGCGCCTGGCTCGCGACGACGCATGGGCATATCGCGATTGCCGCAGGGGTGCGCGGGGCGGCGATGCTGTGGATCATCGGCGACTGCGTGCTGCGTCCGCCGCCGGCGTGGCTGGTAAGGGCAAAATCAGCCTAG
- a CDS encoding putative DNA modification/repair radical SAM protein, which yields MAQLDLRAKLAILADAAKYDASCSSSGSVKRTSTGGKGMGSTDGGMGICHAYAPDGRCISLLKILLTNSCIFDCHYCINRKSSNVRRARFTPEEVVKLTLNFYKRNYIEGLFLSSGIIRSSNYTMEQIVRVAQLLREEHDFRGYIHLKTIPDADPELVHQAGLYADRVSINVELPTVAGLTRLAPEKSATRIEGAMRDVRGAIDDTGDAKKRFKSAPKFAPAGQSTQMIVGADAATDGDIITRAAGLYDRFALRRVYYSAFSPIPDASAVLPLQRPPLMREHRLYQSDWLMRFYDYQPCEVADAADAATGMLPLDIDPKLAWALKFRDRFPVDVNRAPREALLRVPGLGVKAVDAILAARRWRRLHLADIARLTASIKKVRPFLVAEDWRPVALSDRADLRTLVAPKREQLELFAA from the coding sequence ATGGCTCAGCTCGATCTCCGCGCGAAATTGGCGATTTTGGCCGACGCCGCCAAATATGATGCTTCCTGCTCGTCGTCGGGATCGGTCAAGCGCACCTCCACCGGCGGCAAGGGCATGGGCTCGACCGATGGCGGGATGGGCATCTGTCACGCCTATGCGCCCGACGGTCGCTGCATCAGCCTGCTCAAGATCCTGCTGACCAACAGCTGCATCTTCGACTGCCACTACTGCATCAACCGCAAGAGCTCGAATGTTCGCCGCGCGCGCTTCACCCCCGAGGAAGTCGTCAAGCTGACACTCAATTTCTACAAGCGCAATTATATCGAAGGGCTGTTCCTCTCCTCCGGCATCATCCGATCGTCGAACTATACGATGGAGCAGATCGTCCGCGTCGCGCAGCTGCTGCGCGAGGAGCATGATTTTCGCGGCTATATCCATTTGAAGACGATCCCCGACGCCGATCCCGAGCTGGTCCACCAGGCCGGGCTCTACGCCGATCGCGTGTCGATCAATGTCGAGCTGCCCACTGTGGCGGGGCTCACTCGGCTGGCACCCGAAAAGTCGGCGACACGGATCGAAGGCGCGATGCGCGACGTGCGCGGTGCGATCGACGATACCGGCGATGCGAAGAAGCGATTCAAATCGGCGCCCAAATTCGCCCCCGCCGGCCAATCGACCCAGATGATCGTCGGCGCCGACGCCGCGACCGACGGCGACATCATCACCCGCGCCGCCGGGCTCTACGACCGTTTCGCGCTGCGCCGCGTCTATTACTCGGCGTTTAGCCCGATCCCCGATGCGAGCGCAGTGCTCCCGCTCCAGCGCCCGCCGCTGATGCGCGAACATCGGCTTTACCAGTCCGACTGGCTGATGCGCTTCTACGACTATCAGCCGTGCGAAGTCGCCGACGCGGCCGATGCCGCGACGGGCATGCTGCCGCTCGACATCGATCCCAAGCTCGCCTGGGCACTCAAGTTTCGCGACCGCTTCCCCGTCGACGTCAACCGCGCCCCGCGCGAGGCGTTGCTCCGCGTCCCCGGGCTCGGGGTAAAGGCGGTCGATGCGATCCTCGCCGCGCGCCGCTGGCGCCGGCTGCACCTCGCCGATATCGCGCGGCTGACCGCGTCGATCAAAAAGGTCCGTCCGTTCCTCGTTGCCGAGGACTGGCGGCCGGTAGCATTGTCCGACCGCGCCGATTTGCGCACGCTCGTCGCCCCCAAGCGCGAACAGCTCGAGCTGTTCGCGGCGTGA
- a CDS encoding hemerythrin domain-containing protein → MAQSRIFADLIADHDRQRDLLARVGETSGDSEERRALFEELRLELQAHAAAEEETLYATMLADPELREEARHSVSEHKEVDDFLGELIEMEMSSSGWLVKFKEMRHRYLHHIDEEEEEMFPTAEKRLSAAEEERLGKIFEKRKPRELERAEAHPPGDERE, encoded by the coding sequence ATGGCCCAATCCCGCATCTTCGCCGACCTGATCGCCGACCATGACCGCCAGCGCGACCTGCTCGCGCGCGTCGGCGAGACTTCGGGCGACAGCGAGGAACGTCGCGCGCTGTTCGAGGAATTGCGGCTCGAGCTCCAGGCGCATGCCGCGGCCGAGGAGGAGACGCTCTATGCGACGATGCTCGCCGATCCCGAGCTGCGCGAGGAAGCGCGCCACTCGGTTTCCGAGCACAAGGAAGTCGATGACTTTTTAGGCGAGCTGATCGAAATGGAGATGTCGTCGTCGGGTTGGTTGGTGAAGTTCAAGGAGATGCGCCACCGCTATCTCCACCATATCGACGAGGAAGAGGAAGAGATGTTCCCCACCGCCGAGAAGCGGCTCTCGGCAGCCGAGGAGGAACGGCTCGGCAAGATCTTCGAGAAACGCAAGCCCAGGGAACTCGAGCGCGCCGAGGCGCATCCGCCGGGCGACGAACGGGAATGA
- a CDS encoding Lrp/AsnC family transcriptional regulator — translation MARSDLDAFDRKLLALVQRDADRTADALAEDVGLSPSAVLRRLKRLRDDGVIVATTAVVDPMKVGKPNFFLTALEIERERPELLARLRQWLAAEEGIQQFYYVTGTADFILVVVAPDVGAYDALMSRLMAENPNVRRFTTNVALGVGKRTLFVPVQPAG, via the coding sequence ATGGCCAGATCCGATCTCGACGCGTTCGACCGCAAGCTGCTCGCGCTCGTCCAGCGCGATGCCGATCGAACCGCGGACGCGCTGGCCGAAGACGTAGGGCTATCGCCGTCCGCAGTGCTGCGCCGGCTCAAGCGGTTGCGCGACGACGGCGTAATCGTCGCCACCACCGCGGTGGTCGATCCCATGAAGGTCGGCAAGCCCAACTTCTTCCTGACCGCGCTGGAGATCGAGCGCGAGCGCCCCGAACTGCTCGCGCGACTGCGCCAATGGCTCGCGGCGGAGGAGGGCATTCAACAATTCTACTACGTCACCGGCACCGCCGACTTCATCCTCGTCGTCGTCGCACCCGACGTCGGCGCCTATGACGCGCTGATGAGCCGGCTGATGGCCGAAAACCCGAACGTGCGCCGCTTCACCACGAATGTCGCGCTCGGCGTGGGCAAGCGCACCCTGTTCGTGCCAGTCCAACCAGCGGGCTGA
- a CDS encoding VOC family protein encodes MIDHIEIQTERMAESLLFYAKALEPLGYVQKIDGIAKGFGNDGALDLFLVKGEPSKLHFAFAAPDRATVDRIYDTARGARLTLDRAPGLAPHIHPNYYAGYLRDPDGRLIEFVCHQAEPG; translated from the coding sequence ATGATCGACCATATCGAAATCCAGACCGAGCGCATGGCCGAAAGCCTGCTTTTCTACGCCAAGGCGCTGGAGCCACTCGGCTATGTCCAGAAGATCGACGGGATCGCCAAGGGGTTCGGCAACGACGGCGCGCTCGACCTGTTCCTGGTGAAGGGCGAGCCCTCGAAGCTCCACTTCGCCTTTGCCGCACCCGATCGGGCCACGGTCGATCGGATCTACGACACCGCGCGCGGCGCTCGGCTGACGCTCGATCGCGCGCCCGGGCTCGCCCCGCATATCCACCCGAACTACTATGCCGGCTATCTGCGCGATCCTGACGGGCGGCTGATCGAATTCGTGTGCCACCAGGCCGAACCCGGCTAA
- a CDS encoding parallel beta-helix domain-containing protein, whose translation MLRSWTLAALLAAGPAAAQTVTVEAGPDAQERLQTALIEAKPGSIIWIGAGRFELTDGLSLDVDRVTVRGAGPDQTVLSFKGQLGAGEGLLVTSDDVVLRGFAVEDSKGDGIKSKGADRIVYKDIRVEWTGGPKQTNGAYGVYPVSSTTILIDGVEVKGASDAGIYVGQSEQIVVRNSRVSGNVAGIEIENSRHADVFGNLATGNTGGILVFDMPSLPKMGGGEVRVFENRVIDNNQANFAPKGNIVATVPPGTGVLIMANDNVHVMRNELSGNATANVMITAYRQSYDDPKFKPVPTRIMVAGNKHGRAGYAPGFPGGDQVAAALGGMIPPVLWDGSGDPATLRVRDGVPVLSMGLQQGAPIETAKPAPVELNGAEAPIPATVVLPAAMEAAAK comes from the coding sequence ATGCTGCGAAGCTGGACGCTTGCCGCGCTGCTTGCCGCCGGACCGGCGGCGGCGCAAACCGTGACGGTCGAGGCCGGGCCCGATGCGCAGGAACGGCTCCAGACCGCGCTGATCGAAGCGAAGCCCGGCAGCATAATTTGGATCGGCGCAGGGCGGTTCGAGCTGACCGACGGGCTCAGCCTCGATGTCGACCGGGTGACCGTGCGCGGCGCGGGACCGGACCAGACCGTGCTCAGCTTCAAGGGCCAGCTCGGCGCGGGCGAAGGGCTGCTGGTGACGTCGGACGACGTCGTGCTGCGCGGCTTCGCGGTCGAGGACAGCAAGGGCGACGGGATCAAGTCCAAGGGCGCCGACCGCATCGTCTACAAGGACATCCGAGTCGAATGGACCGGCGGGCCCAAGCAGACCAACGGCGCGTACGGCGTCTATCCGGTATCGAGCACGACGATCCTGATCGACGGCGTAGAAGTGAAGGGTGCGTCGGACGCTGGGATCTATGTCGGACAGTCCGAGCAGATCGTGGTGCGCAATTCGCGCGTATCGGGCAACGTCGCCGGGATCGAGATCGAGAACAGCCGCCACGCCGATGTCTTCGGGAATCTCGCCACCGGCAATACCGGCGGCATCCTGGTGTTCGACATGCCGAGCTTGCCCAAGATGGGTGGCGGCGAGGTGCGCGTGTTCGAGAACCGGGTGATCGACAACAACCAGGCCAATTTCGCGCCCAAGGGCAATATCGTCGCGACCGTGCCGCCGGGGACGGGCGTGCTGATCATGGCCAACGACAATGTCCATGTGATGCGCAACGAACTGTCAGGCAATGCCACTGCGAACGTGATGATCACCGCCTATCGCCAGAGCTATGACGATCCCAAGTTCAAGCCGGTGCCGACACGGATCATGGTTGCCGGGAACAAGCACGGCCGCGCAGGCTATGCGCCGGGCTTTCCGGGCGGCGATCAGGTTGCCGCTGCTCTGGGGGGCATGATCCCGCCCGTGCTTTGGGACGGCAGCGGTGATCCTGCCACGCTGCGGGTGCGCGACGGAGTGCCGGTGCTGAGCATGGGATTGCAGCAGGGCGCGCCGATCGAGACCGCCAAGCCCGCCCCGGTCGAGCTCAATGGTGCCGAGGCGCCGATTCCTGCAACAGTGGTGCTCCCCGCGGCGATGGAGGCGGCGGCCAAGTGA
- a CDS encoding SO2930 family diheme c-type cytochrome, producing MKALAAAVLLFCAALAGRPGDVNDAAITGEALPARLSDYGFFTDLAGEIPAARVTPYDLETQLFSDYAAKHRYLYVPAGQKARYDAEAALDLPVGSAIIKTFGYPQRGRFKPLETRLLLRRASGWVALPYVWNAEGSEALLKRAGTRIPVTFTDPSGAPRSISYAVPNQNQCKDCHALSGAIMPIGMKARYLHHDGQLEKLVAAGMLDRSPGDAPRVARWNDARAPIEARARAYLEINCAHCHNPAGAASNSGLFLELSRADPVALGIGKRPVAAGRGSGGRDFAIAPGDPDASILIYRMESTDPGVAMPELGRATVHAEGVALLREWIASMPKSNDAR from the coding sequence GTGAAGGCGCTCGCCGCGGCGGTGCTGCTGTTCTGTGCGGCGCTCGCCGGGCGGCCGGGTGACGTGAATGACGCGGCAATCACTGGCGAAGCATTGCCGGCCAGGCTCTCCGACTATGGCTTCTTCACCGATCTCGCCGGCGAGATCCCCGCGGCGCGGGTGACGCCCTATGATCTCGAGACGCAGCTCTTCTCGGATTACGCCGCCAAGCATCGCTATCTTTACGTTCCAGCGGGACAAAAGGCGCGGTACGACGCCGAGGCGGCGCTGGACCTGCCGGTGGGCAGCGCGATCATCAAGACATTCGGCTATCCGCAGCGCGGCAGGTTCAAGCCACTGGAAACGCGGCTGCTGCTGCGGCGTGCGAGCGGGTGGGTGGCGCTGCCCTATGTGTGGAACGCCGAAGGGAGCGAGGCGCTGCTCAAGCGCGCGGGGACTCGGATTCCGGTGACCTTCACCGATCCTTCCGGCGCGCCACGCAGCATCAGCTATGCCGTGCCCAACCAGAACCAGTGCAAGGACTGCCATGCGCTGTCCGGCGCGATCATGCCTATCGGAATGAAGGCGCGCTATCTCCATCACGACGGCCAGCTCGAGAAGCTGGTAGCCGCCGGTATGCTCGACCGGTCGCCGGGAGATGCGCCAAGGGTAGCGCGGTGGAACGATGCCAGAGCGCCGATCGAGGCGCGGGCGCGCGCCTATCTGGAGATCAACTGCGCGCATTGCCACAACCCAGCCGGTGCGGCGTCGAACTCGGGACTGTTCCTGGAACTGTCGCGCGCCGATCCGGTGGCGCTCGGCATCGGCAAGCGCCCGGTGGCAGCAGGACGCGGCAGCGGCGGGCGCGACTTCGCGATCGCGCCGGGCGATCCGGATGCTTCGATCCTGATCTATCGGATGGAAAGCACCGATCCGGGGGTCGCGATGCCCGAGCTAGGGCGGGCGACGGTGCACGCCGAGGGGGTGGCGCTGTTGCGCGAATGGATTGCTTCGATGCCGAAATCCAATGATGCACGTTAA
- a CDS encoding UdgX family uracil-DNA binding protein (This protein belongs to the uracil DNA glycosylase superfamily, members of which act in excision repair of DNA. However, it belongs more specifically to UdgX branch, whose founding member was found to bind uracil in DNA (where it does not belong), without cleaving it, appears to promote DNA repair by a pathway involving RecA, rather than base excision.), with protein MRVVSLSAEDDFEGWRDAARALAGARVAPSDVVWQVGDRLADLFGDEAMLPPAAPRALQVPRAFLDLAQTVVLHGDPERFALLYTLLASGPRRIDDRADPLVRRLEGMAREVRRDIHKMRAFVRFREVQDADGVRFVAWFEPEHHIVRANARFFVERFANMRWSILTPELSLHWDGEALAEGPGASKADAPGDDPVEDVWKTYYASIFNPARLKTGAMLKEMPRKYWKNMPETALVKELIAGARQRETAMVAKARSEIGGNIEGAWAALRDEAADCTRCHLRKHATQTVFGEGPVDARLMFVGEQPGDQEDLAGRPFVGPAGQMFDSAIGAAGIDRDTVYVTNAVKHFKFEPRGKRRIHSKPDAGEIQACRWWYEQERLLVKPAMTVALGATAARQMLGKVVTITAARGRILELPDGGRGWVTIHPSFLLRLPDKARAEEEYAAFVEDLKGAMKALG; from the coding sequence GTGCGCGTCGTAAGCTTGTCGGCAGAGGATGATTTCGAAGGCTGGCGCGATGCGGCGCGGGCACTGGCCGGCGCGCGTGTGGCGCCCTCCGACGTGGTCTGGCAGGTCGGCGACCGGCTCGCGGACCTGTTCGGCGACGAGGCAATGCTGCCCCCTGCCGCCCCCCGCGCGCTCCAGGTGCCCCGCGCGTTCCTGGATCTCGCCCAGACCGTCGTCCTCCATGGCGATCCCGAGCGTTTCGCTTTGCTCTACACGCTGCTGGCGAGCGGCCCGCGCCGAATAGACGACCGGGCCGATCCGTTGGTCCGCCGGCTCGAAGGGATGGCGCGCGAGGTGCGGCGCGACATCCATAAGATGCGGGCGTTCGTTCGCTTTCGCGAAGTGCAAGACGCGGATGGCGTGCGCTTTGTCGCGTGGTTCGAGCCCGAGCATCATATCGTGCGCGCCAATGCACGCTTCTTCGTCGAGCGCTTCGCGAACATGCGCTGGTCGATCCTGACGCCCGAATTGTCGCTGCACTGGGACGGCGAGGCGCTGGCCGAGGGGCCGGGCGCTTCGAAGGCCGATGCGCCAGGCGACGATCCGGTCGAAGACGTCTGGAAGACCTATTATGCGTCGATCTTCAATCCTGCGCGACTAAAGACCGGGGCGATGCTCAAGGAGATGCCGCGGAAATACTGGAAGAATATGCCCGAGACCGCACTGGTCAAGGAACTGATTGCGGGCGCGCGCCAGCGGGAGACGGCGATGGTGGCCAAGGCGCGCAGCGAGATCGGTGGCAATATCGAAGGCGCCTGGGCGGCACTGCGCGACGAGGCCGCGGATTGCACGCGCTGCCATCTCCGCAAGCATGCGACCCAGACCGTGTTCGGCGAAGGCCCCGTCGACGCGCGCCTGATGTTCGTCGGCGAGCAGCCCGGCGACCAGGAGGATTTGGCCGGGCGACCGTTCGTCGGGCCGGCGGGGCAGATGTTCGACAGCGCGATCGGCGCGGCCGGGATCGACCGCGATACGGTGTACGTCACGAATGCGGTCAAGCACTTCAAGTTCGAGCCGCGCGGCAAGCGGCGCATCCATTCCAAGCCCGATGCCGGCGAGATCCAGGCATGCCGCTGGTGGTACGAACAGGAACGGCTGCTGGTGAAGCCGGCGATGACGGTGGCGCTGGGCGCGACCGCGGCGCGGCAGATGCTGGGTAAGGTGGTGACGATCACCGCCGCGCGCGGGCGGATATTGGAGCTTCCCGACGGTGGGCGCGGCTGGGTGACGATTCACCCGAGCTTCCTGTTGCGTTTGCCGGACAAGGCGCGCGCGGAGGAGGAATATGCCGCTTTCGTCGAGGATCTAAAGGGCGCGATGAAGGCGCTGGGCTAA
- a CDS encoding aldo/keto reductase, which yields MPDMLTMNDGRTIPAIGFGTYLVPDADAGRITRAALEVGYKLVDTAAFYGNERGVAAGLGDRDDIFVTTKLWRSDMGHDSTLRAFDTSLEKLGRDSVDLYLIHWPMPSLGTYVETWKALVRLRDEGRAKSIGVSNFSPGHLRAIIDATGVAPALNQIELHPGFQQREARAFHAEHDIVTQSWGPLGQGTLLSHPEIVRIAQARGCTPAQAILAWHLHHGLAVIPKASSRERLASNLAAHAVSLTHQDIATIDTLNDPEGRLGPDPDKL from the coding sequence ATGCCCGATATGCTGACGATGAACGATGGCCGCACGATCCCCGCGATCGGCTTTGGCACCTATCTCGTGCCCGACGCCGACGCGGGGCGGATCACCCGCGCGGCGCTCGAGGTCGGCTACAAGCTGGTCGATACCGCTGCCTTCTACGGCAACGAGCGCGGCGTCGCTGCGGGCTTGGGCGACCGCGACGACATCTTCGTCACCACCAAGTTGTGGCGCAGCGACATGGGCCATGACTCGACGCTGCGGGCGTTCGATACGAGCCTCGAAAAGCTCGGGCGCGATAGCGTCGACCTCTATCTGATCCACTGGCCGATGCCGTCGCTCGGCACTTATGTCGAAACCTGGAAGGCGCTGGTGCGGCTGCGCGACGAGGGGCGCGCCAAGTCGATCGGCGTCTCGAACTTCTCACCCGGCCATCTCCGCGCGATTATCGACGCGACTGGGGTGGCCCCCGCGCTCAACCAGATCGAGCTCCACCCCGGCTTCCAGCAGCGCGAGGCCCGTGCCTTCCATGCCGAGCACGATATCGTCACGCAGAGCTGGGGCCCGCTTGGCCAGGGCACGCTGCTGTCGCATCCCGAAATCGTCCGCATCGCGCAGGCGCGCGGCTGCACTCCCGCGCAGGCGATCCTGGCCTGGCACCTCCATCATGGGCTGGCCGTGATTCCCAAGGCTTCGTCGCGGGAGCGGCTTGCGTCGAACCTTGCGGCGCATGCGGTGTCGCTCACCCATCAGGACATCGCGACGATCGACACGCTGAATGATCCCGAGGGGCGGCTGGGACCGGACCCGGACAAGCTCTGA
- a CDS encoding DJ-1/PfpI family protein, producing MGSCAVLEETLSEVAPLHIAFLLYPNLTQLDLTGPAQVLSRLGDVKLDLVAKTRDPVLTDAQFALLPTAAFAQVPRTDILCVPGGFGTVAAMEDETTLAWLRQVAGTAQWVTSVCTGALLLAAAGLLTGYRAACHWASRDQLAWFGAEPVAERVVFDRNRVSGGGVTAGIDFALTLTAAIRGEEHAKFVQLSLEYDPAPPFDSGSPERADAETVARYRAMVEKLAPGRAEKVRAIAERATRG from the coding sequence TTGGGCAGCTGCGCAGTGCTGGAGGAAACCTTGTCCGAAGTCGCGCCGCTCCATATCGCCTTCCTGCTCTATCCCAATCTCACCCAGCTCGATCTCACGGGGCCCGCGCAGGTGCTGTCGCGGCTGGGCGATGTGAAGCTCGACCTGGTCGCCAAGACGCGCGATCCGGTTCTCACCGACGCGCAGTTCGCGCTGCTGCCCACCGCGGCCTTCGCGCAGGTGCCGCGCACCGACATCCTCTGCGTCCCCGGCGGCTTCGGCACCGTCGCGGCGATGGAGGACGAGACGACGCTTGCCTGGCTCCGGCAGGTCGCCGGGACGGCGCAATGGGTGACCAGCGTGTGCACCGGAGCGCTGCTCCTCGCCGCAGCCGGGCTGCTCACCGGCTATCGCGCCGCCTGCCACTGGGCGTCGCGCGACCAGCTTGCCTGGTTCGGCGCTGAGCCGGTGGCCGAGCGCGTCGTGTTCGATCGCAACCGGGTTAGCGGCGGGGGCGTGACCGCGGGGATCGACTTCGCCCTCACGCTCACCGCTGCGATCCGCGGCGAGGAACATGCGAAGTTCGTCCAACTGAGCCTAGAATACGATCCTGCGCCGCCCTTCGACAGCGGCTCGCCCGAACGTGCGGACGCGGAGACCGTCGCGCGCTACCGGGCGATGGTCGAGAAGCTCGCGCCCGGCCGTGCCGAAAAGGTCCGTGCGATTGCCGAGCGCGCGACGCGCGGCTAA
- a CDS encoding N-acetylmuramidase domain-containing protein: MTEFTGPATRFSEGAIQKAADDIGCDVAAVKAVIDVESRGGFLPDTRPKILFERHVFSKRTGGRFDASHPDISSRDPGGYKGGAAEYDRLLAAAALDRKAALESASWGAFQIMGYHATSLGSPDVEAFCRGMCNSEDDHLKAFVSFVQLNKLDDELCRRDWAGFARGYNGPAYLKNRYDAKLAAAYTLHSIAPPRTEGTQRTLKMGDEGEDVKWLQGKLGVTPDGDFGPATKNAVIAFQKQHGLGADGIVGARTRQALGG, encoded by the coding sequence ATGACCGAATTTACCGGACCAGCCACGCGTTTCAGCGAGGGCGCCATCCAGAAGGCCGCCGACGATATAGGCTGCGACGTTGCCGCCGTGAAGGCGGTGATCGATGTCGAGAGCCGCGGCGGCTTCCTGCCCGACACCCGTCCCAAGATCCTGTTCGAGCGGCACGTTTTCAGCAAGCGCACCGGCGGCAGGTTCGACGCCTCGCACCCCGACATCTCGTCGCGCGATCCCGGCGGGTACAAAGGCGGTGCCGCCGAATATGACCGGCTGCTCGCCGCTGCCGCGCTCGATCGCAAGGCGGCGCTCGAATCGGCGAGCTGGGGCGCCTTCCAGATCATGGGGTATCACGCCACGTCGCTCGGCTCGCCGGATGTCGAGGCATTCTGCCGCGGCATGTGCAATTCGGAGGACGATCACCTCAAGGCGTTCGTGAGCTTCGTCCAGCTCAACAAGCTCGACGACGAGCTGTGCCGGCGCGACTGGGCCGGCTTCGCGCGAGGCTATAACGGCCCGGCCTATCTCAAGAACCGCTACGACGCCAAGCTGGCGGCCGCCTATACGCTGCATTCGATCGCCCCGCCGCGCACCGAGGGCACCCAGCGCACGCTCAAGATGGGCGACGAGGGCGAGGACGTGAAATGGCTGCAGGGCAAGCTCGGCGTCACCCCCGATGGTGATTTCGGCCCGGCGACCAAGAACGCAGTGATTGCGTTCCAGAAGCAGCACGGCTTGGGCGCCGATGGCATCGTCGGCGCCAGGACGCGGCAGGCGCTCGGCGGCTGA